CATTTATTAGCACAAATTAAATTCTATCCGATTAAAAAAGGCGGTATTGGTTTTTATACTAATCGTAACCTTTTTGATCCTAAGGAATTGAAAACTAACCTTAATTTAAATGAATGTCAAATTAATAAATATCCCCTTTTGGAGGTAAAAATTGATGAGAAAACGTTTTTTGTCATTAACGAACTGAAAGTTTTAAATGATGTGGTGCCTCAGCAATTTAGTATTTTTGTCAATGATGAAAAATTAGAAAATTTCAAGGGGACAGGAGTGGTTTTTGCTACTCCGAGTGGATCGACAGGATATTTAAAGTCAATCAATGGAGCCATTATCTATCCAACCAGTCAAGAATTATTTGAGATGCAAGAAGTGGCTCCAGTTTCTACGGTGTTGTTTCATACAATCAATGCTCCAATTATCTTCTGTCATGAAGAAACTATTAGATTAACTCAGATTAACTCACTTAAAGTAAATGATGCTTTAACCGTAGTTGGCGATGCTAGAATTATTGCTACAACTTTTGCTACCATTGAGGTTAAAATTAGTGCGATTAAGTTAAAAATTATTACCACCAATAAAATTAATCACGCCGCTTTACTAAAAGATATCTTTGTTGGTAACTAAACCCTTTTCTTGTTAAATTTAACTTATTATTTTATAGTAAAGATCCATCTACTTTTAAACCGTCTATTTTGGTTGCTAAACGTTAACAAAACCAGTAAAATATAGTTAATTAATTCCTTTTAAAAATCATTATATACTCTTTGCTAAGAATGAATAATTTGTTTTTTTATGAGGAAAATAGTGTTTTTAACAGTAAAAATAAGAGGAAAAAGATTGGAGTTAAAAAATGGCTGAAATAAAGTTTATGGCCTTAGGGGGTCAAGATGAACGGGGGAAAAACCTTTTTGTCGTTCAAGTTGACGAGGATTTGTTTGTCTTTGATTGTGGGATTAAGTACCCTGAAAAAGGAATTCTAGGTGTTGATGTTGTAATTCCAAACTTTGATTTTTTAATTAACAATGCCCAACATGTTAAAGGAATTTTCTTATCCAATTCTGCTTCTTATAATGCTGGAGCAGTACAATTTTTATTAAAAGATTTAGATGTTCCTATTTATTGTAATGAAATCACCCAAACAATTCTAAGAATTAAATTAGAACGTTCTGTGTTAAAAAACAAAACCGCTAATTTTAAAATTATTGATGATAAGCAAATTATTGATTTTGGTAAAAACAAACTTGAAACCTTTCGTTTAACTGCTTCTTCACCAAAATCTCTTGGGTTTGCACTGCACACTAGTGAAGGGGTAATTGTTTATGCTGGAGATTACATCATTGATGGGCAAGAGACTTCTTACTTTTCAACTGATTTTAATCACTTAAACAAAATTGCTGATCAAAAAGTTTTAGCTTTAATTGCTGATACTGAGTTTGCTTCAAGAATGTCTTACACAGTGCCAAATCATAAGATTGAGCGTTATATTGCCAGTTCGTTTAAAGAAAAGAAAATCCGGATTGCTATTGGTATTTTTGAAGAAGATATTTTTAAACTTGGTGAAATTGTCAGTCAAGCCAAGCTAAATAACCGAAAAATTGCTATTTATGGTCGAACAATGGCAACAATTTTACAAAATGATATGATTCATGATGATTTTAAAATCACTAATGATGACTTAATGAGTGTTGAAGATTATATGAATTCTGATGATGGTGTTTTAATCATTTCAGGAACTGGTGATGTTCTTTATTCAAAGTTAGCTAAAATTGCGATGGGCAATGATAGTGTAATTGAACTTAGTGAGAAAGATTTAGTCATTCTAGCCACTCCTCCAGCAGCAGGAGTCGAAAAGCGTCACGCTGAAATTTTAGATGAATTAGCAAGAACTGATGCAAAATTAATTGCGTTGAGTGATAAGAATATTTGATCAATGCATGCTAGTTATGAAGATGTGAAGATGTTAAATAACTTGTTTCATCCAAAATACTTTATTCCTGTTAAAGGATTATACAAAGAGTTTTTAAAAGGCGAAGCAGCAGCAGTTGAGGCTGGGATTAAGCCTGAAAATGTGGGAATTATTGACAATGGTCAAGTTTTAAAAATTAGTAGTAAACATTTAGCAATTATGGATAAAACAATTCCTTGTGGCGATAGTTATGTTGATGGATCAGGAATTGGTGATATTGGTAATGTCGTTTTAAATGAACGAAAATTACTTGCTGGGGATGGTGTAGTGATTATTGGGGCCACAATTGATAGCAAGAGCAAAGCTTCGGTTTCTTTAGTTGATATTCAGATGCGCGGAGTGCTTTATATTAGTGAAGATAATCCAGTTACAAAAATCATGCAAAAAGAAGTTAATCAAATTCTTGATCAATCAACAGAGTTGTTTAGAAAGAATCCTAATAAATATAGTTTAGATGATGTTAAACGTGAGATTGTTAATAAAGTAAAGGCGTTGGTTAAACAAGAATCTGGGAAAAATCCGATGATTTTGTGTATTGTTAATGAAATTAATGGTAATTTCAACTTGAAAGCAGTCTTGGCACGTTCACAGAAGTCTCGAAATTATGTCCATAAAGCAACAATTCCACCAGGAAAAGATGCTAAAAAGCACCAAATTAAATCAGGAAAGAATCGTCATCAATCTTCTAAAAATAATCCTAAAACAAAAATTGAGTCAAAAAATAAGTAAAATATTGGTTTTCAACCAATATTTTTTTTCTTAAAATTTATCGTTAAATAATAAAATTGTCTTATAATAAAACTAAAAAAGTAAGGATGGTTAAATATTAAAAAAATATTGAGTATTTTAGCTACTTTAGGAATGGATTCAACTGCTATTGGTATCATAATCGCTTGTGGAAAATTAAGTCAAGATGAAGTTGGTCATCAACCTCCTAAAGTGCCTTTAACTTCTTCAAGAATCAAAATTATCAAAAAGGAAGCTTTCGACCTAAGTAATTATATCGATCTTGATCCTGGTTATAAACGAGTTAGTATTCTACCTCTCGATCCCCACCAATTTGTTTATTCGCTTGTTCATGATCAAAAAAATAATGCCACCGCCCAGTACTGAACCGATCCAAAAACTGGTGCAGAGTATTCTTTAATTAATGGACAATGAGGTTTTTCTACTATTAGTGCTACAACTAGTTTTTCTATCACCTTAATGGTTTCTGTAACGGGATATGAAAGTAGTTATTTAACGATTAATTATCTCGCTCATCCTGATGAAGAGGTGTTGGTCAACGTTGAGTTACGAGATTATGTGATTCCTCAAACAATGATTGACCAATGATATGCTGACCTTGGTTCTGATACTGATACTTTACTTGTTCATGCCTGAGCAAAAATTGGTGACCAGACTGTTGTTTTTGGTCCTAATTATGGAGCTGAACCAGGAACTGATTTAATTGCCACTTGGTTTCAAGAAGACGAACAATTACGTTTTAGTCTTGATCAAATTGAAAATGTTACTATTCATTTTGAAGTTTTAGATCAAAAACCTGGTCAAAAAAGACAGAAAATTATAACTTTTACCCAGGTGGTTTCAAATTTAGATATTGCCACAATTGAATAATTTTTCTTCTGTTTTTTATCTTTGAAGGTCCTCTGATTACTTGGGGAAGCAATGGAGCAGAAACCGATCTTTGAACCAATAGTAAAATTGGTGTTAGTCTTAGCAAAACTGCCATCTCATTCATAATTAAATTAATAGTTAAAGCTCCTGATTATATCCCTGGAATCCTCACTATTTCTTATCAACCTACAAAATTAAATATCAAAAAACTAGGATTTATCCTAGTTTTTTTAGGGTTGAAAAACCACATTGGTCACAATTACAGTAATACTTAAAAGCACAATTGCCAGGAAAATAATTTTTAAAACCAATAATTGCTTGGCTTCGACAAACGAAAGTATGCGTTGATATCTTCTTCGTTTATCATGAAAATACTTTTCTGCATTACGATTTTTGTTATAGTTAATTACCATAAATAAAAGGATTAATAAAAAAACAAAACCTAAACTAGCCCACCCTGCAGCTTGATAGTCAGGAGCTTTGTTACTATTTTTAGTTAAATACCCAATTAAAAAACTAATCCCAGTAAAAAAAAACGCTACACCAAAACTAATTAAATAGTGTCATCATTGCATTTTTTTTGCTTGATTATAGGTTACAAGTCGGTGATAAGCTTCGTTTTCTTCATAAGTTTGTTGAATAATTTCATCAACTTCTTGATTGAAATAATCATTTTTTGCTTGATCGAGATTTTTTAACTGTTGTTGTCACTTCTCAGGATGTTGACCTTTTTTTTTACTCATCAATTTTTAGTTACCCTTTTTCTAATTATAATTTGGTTTTAATGTGATTACAAACAAAGTTGAAGGGAGAAAAAAGGAGTTGATTTTTATTTATTTTGTATAATAATTTTTTAAAAGAAATGGGAGATTAAACTTGTGTTAAAAAAACTACTTATCATGATTTTAAGTTTAATCGTGCTTATCACCATTCCGATTAACGTGCTTGCTTGTGGGCCTGTTACTACCCAAAAATTATTAAATCGCAAGGTTGACACCAATATCTTTAAAACCTATTATTCTGCTTCTCCTACTACGTGAAATCCAGTAGCTACAATGCAAACTAATGATATTCTTTTACTTGCCAACCTTCACGACACTTTATTAGAAAACAATCGGGATGGTGATTTAATTCCTGATTTGTTAACTGATATAGGAAGTTTAAGTGATGATAGTACCACTTATTCTTTTACCTTTCGTGATGATGCGGCATTCTTTGACGAGTTAGGAACAAAAGTTAAGGCTATTGATGGTAAAGATTTTTTAAATACGGCAATGTATGTATTGAACCCAATGAATGTTTCTCAAGTGATAAGTACGTGAACCTCTGTGGTTCTTAATGCTCAAACAGTGAGTGATATTTATCAACTTGACCACGAACAAAACCAAAATAAAAGTGCTTATGATGTAAGTAATAATCCGCAAGCTTTAATGTTGTTGGAGGAAGCGATTATTATTGATGAAGATAATCCTAAAACTGTTAGTTTAAAATTAGCGCAACCAACCCCCTACTTTCGCTCTTATTTAACTTCGTTTGCTTTTTCGCCCACGCCAACCAAAGCATTATTTGCAAGTTATAATTATGGAATTAAAGCTAAAGAAGTTTGAACGACTGGACCTTATTTAATTAAAAGTTATCAAACATCTTATTTATTGAAACTGGTGAAAAATCCTGCTTATTTTGCTGTTAATCAAGTTTTTATTAATCAAATATGATTTCAGTTCTTAGCAAACCTTGATATTGCTCGTCCGCGTTTATTGTTTGAAACTGGTGATTATAGTGAAGTGTGGTTACAACCAAGTGATCATTATGGGTGAAAGAAGTATGTGGGAACAGATTTTAATCATCCTAAATTTAGTGGTTTGACCAACATCTTAAACCCAACTTTAGGAACTAGATACTTGTCGTTTAACTTTTTTAACACCGAAACCGCGCTTGATAACGAGAAATATCAAGGAAGAAATAACATTAAATACCAACAAGGAGTGGAATCGAATTTTGCTTTGAGTTTGGATTCGGTACGGACTTTAATTGCTTTTGCGATGAACCGTAGTCTTTTTGTTCGTTATTTTTCAGAACCTTTTGATAATGGATTACCTTATTCAAAATTTTTAAGAAACACTTTTAATCCCGGGGGTCATTTAAAAGGAAATGATGGACTAGATTATCAAGATTATTTACAAGATGCATACAACCAGTTGTTTAACAGCACCGCGGTTTCTTTAGTTGATGGTCAAGAAATTTTTTATCAAAACTCACAATTATTATCGCCAAGTGGTAATGAAATCATCACTGATGTTACTGCTAGAAGTCTTTTAGCACAAGCAAAACCCTTTGAAGCGTTGATTCAACAAGTACGAAGTGATTTGACTGGGTCTGGTTATGAGAAAGGAGTTAGTTTAACGATGTTGATGAGTGGAGTTTACAACTCGACTTGAAATATTTATCTTCAAGATATGATTGATACTTTTAACGTTATCACAAACAATCTAGTTAAAATTAATGCCAAAAGAACAATGAATGATTCTGATTATCAAGCAAGTCAATTGCAGGGAAACTTTAGTATGTTTCTAACAGGATGAGGACCAGGTTTTCTTGATCCGTTAGCTTTTTTAAGAACTTATATAATTCAAGGTGATATGGCGAACTATTTTGGTTTGAGTCGAATTATTAATCAAGTTAATTTTAATAAGCAAAACCAAACCAGTCTTGACCAATTGGTGATTAATTCTAATTATTTAAATAGTTTTTTCGATCAAAGTTATGCTTATAAACTATTAGCACATTTTGTAGATTACACCAATCAGGTTAATGCTGCTGATCAAATTGCTGATTCTGCGCAAAAAACCATAAGATATCAACAGTTTGCCACAGCAGAAGCCAATCTTTTATACAGTTATAAATTATTGATGCCTTTTTATGTTCCTGATGGAACTACAAAAACTCTGCTAACTTATATTGACGAATCTACCCGTAGTCATGTTGGTTTTGGCAATAGTGATAAACGTTATGTCGGGGTAAAAATGTTGCATAGTCTAAAAGAAGTGAAGATAAATTTGTTGTCAGTTATTGAAGTCAATATTGTTTTAAATAATAAAGAAAATTAAATTCAATTTGGGTTGATGAAAGTTAATTTTGCACTTATAACCTTGTTTTTATTGGTGTTTTTTGGTATGATAAGTGTCAACGCAGAAAAGAGTTAGCGTGTGATTGAAGACACCAGAAACTAACTTTTCCTCTGTTGTAATGCTAATGCAGGAGCGATTCTTAGTTTTGGCATTATAATTTAATTTATACATTAAGTTAAGGTAATAGTTAACAACAATTCAATTGATGCTTAAAGGGAAAGGAATACCAGAGTTATGGCTAAAAAAACACCAATCGATGCCGAGCAGCAGTACCATGATGTTTCTAACCCGATTAGTTTAGAAGATTTAAATTCTCCCCAATTTAGTTTAAATGATGAGTTAATCTTTGCTCATGACAGTTGATATACTATTTTGCGTCATAAGTGAGCAGATTTCAGTGCTAATGTTTATAAATTTTATATTAATCACCCCTTGTTAAATTATTCATTGCGTCGAATTATTTATGGTTTAGCAACTTTATTAATAGCCATTATTGTTGTTTTTCTCTTGGTGCGTTATGTCACTGATGATAACCAGTATTTACCAAGTAATATTAG
This genomic stretch from Mesoplasma sp. JKS002658 harbors:
- a CDS encoding NAD(+) kinase; protein product: MKYSIVKNDYPESLDLANQLTEQLTSDQAWVVDDENPDYVFVIGGDGTFLKAVKQFNHLLAQIKFYPIKKGGIGFYTNRNLFDPKELKTNLNLNECQINKYPLLEVKIDEKTFFVINELKVLNDVVPQQFSIFVNDEKLENFKGTGVVFATPSGSTGYLKSINGAIIYPTSQELFEMQEVAPVSTVLFHTINAPIIFCHEETIRLTQINSLKVNDALTVVGDARIIATTFATIEVKISAIKLKIITTNKINHAALLKDIFVGN
- a CDS encoding ABC transporter substrate-binding protein, yielding MLKKLLIMILSLIVLITIPINVLACGPVTTQKLLNRKVDTNIFKTYYSASPTTWNPVATMQTNDILLLANLHDTLLENNRDGDLIPDLLTDIGSLSDDSTTYSFTFRDDAAFFDELGTKVKAIDGKDFLNTAMYVLNPMNVSQVISTWTSVVLNAQTVSDIYQLDHEQNQNKSAYDVSNNPQALMLLEEAIIIDEDNPKTVSLKLAQPTPYFRSYLTSFAFSPTPTKALFASYNYGIKAKEVWTTGPYLIKSYQTSYLLKLVKNPAYFAVNQVFINQIWFQFLANLDIARPRLLFETGDYSEVWLQPSDHYGWKKYVGTDFNHPKFSGLTNILNPTLGTRYLSFNFFNTETALDNEKYQGRNNIKYQQGVESNFALSLDSVRTLIAFAMNRSLFVRYFSEPFDNGLPYSKFLRNTFNPGGHLKGNDGLDYQDYLQDAYNQLFNSTAVSLVDGQEIFYQNSQLLSPSGNEIITDVTARSLLAQAKPFEALIQQVRSDLTGSGYEKGVSLTMLMSGVYNSTWNIYLQDMIDTFNVITNNLVKINAKRTMNDSDYQASQLQGNFSMFLTGWGPGFLDPLAFLRTYIIQGDMANYFGLSRIINQVNFNKQNQTSLDQLVINSNYLNSFFDQSYAYKLLAHFVDYTNQVNAADQIADSAQKTIRYQQFATAEANLLYSYKLLMPFYVPDGTTKTLLTYIDESTRSHVGFGNSDKRYVGVKMLHSLKEVKINLLSVIEVNIVLNNKEN
- a CDS encoding ribonuclease J, which gives rise to MAEIKFMALGGQDERGKNLFVVQVDEDLFVFDCGIKYPEKGILGVDVVIPNFDFLINNAQHVKGIFLSNSASYNAGAVQFLLKDLDVPIYCNEITQTILRIKLERSVLKNKTANFKIIDDKQIIDFGKNKLETFRLTASSPKSLGFALHTSEGVIVYAGDYIIDGQETSYFSTDFNHLNKIADQKVLALIADTEFASRMSYTVPNHKIERYIASSFKEKKIRIAIGIFEEDIFKLGEIVSQAKLNNRKIAIYGRTMATILQNDMIHDDFKITNDDLMSVEDYMNSDDGVLIISGTGDVLYSKLAKIAMGNDSVIELSEKDLVILATPPAAGVEKRHAEILDELARTDAKLIALSDKNIWSMHASYEDVKMLNNLFHPKYFIPVKGLYKEFLKGEAAAVEAGIKPENVGIIDNGQVLKISSKHLAIMDKTIPCGDSYVDGSGIGDIGNVVLNERKLLAGDGVVIIGATIDSKSKASVSLVDIQMRGVLYISEDNPVTKIMQKEVNQILDQSTELFRKNPNKYSLDDVKREIVNKVKALVKQESGKNPMILCIVNEINGNFNLKAVLARSQKSRNYVHKATIPPGKDAKKHQIKSGKNRHQSSKNNPKTKIESKNK